Proteins from a single region of Halogeometricum borinquense DSM 11551:
- a CDS encoding glycosyltransferase yields MNILYYLGNYPKLSETWVKNEISELRKRGHQVAVFSHHAPDEPSDELADIHSFTPPEPSLKGFRHLEFSEVLNPTFYQTLLWTKNPLRQAYSIYYASYASSYVDSLPFDIDHIHGHFAMPPQVPANYVARLYDLPHTLMTHAYDLYGFDHTPTREYLYRHSDRILTISEYNREYMEKEANCTLDVNVVPACFDANKFEPTEGHIENRILTVARHVEKKGIEYALRSIANIDTKVDYRVIGTGPRTEYLKELTEDLKIKDQVSFLGRVSDERLKREMDEAQLFLLPCVVAKNGDRDGVPVSIKEAMAMKTPPVTTTVSGIPEIVDESCGYLSPPKDVESLCNSIKEGLNSRSNDIGRNAQQRIQSHKSEKVVDDLIKIFHELV; encoded by the coding sequence ATGAATATTCTCTATTATCTCGGTAACTACCCAAAACTTTCTGAAACATGGGTGAAGAATGAAATTAGCGAGCTGAGAAAACGTGGTCACCAGGTTGCTGTATTTTCACATCACGCACCTGACGAACCATCCGACGAACTTGCAGATATTCACTCATTTACCCCACCAGAGCCATCTCTAAAGGGATTTCGTCACTTAGAATTTAGTGAAGTACTGAATCCTACATTCTATCAAACCTTATTATGGACAAAAAACCCACTGAGACAAGCTTACTCAATATATTATGCAAGCTATGCAAGTTCCTATGTTGATTCATTACCCTTTGATATTGACCATATTCACGGGCATTTCGCAATGCCACCACAGGTACCAGCAAATTACGTTGCTCGGTTATACGACCTACCACACACGCTAATGACGCACGCGTACGATCTATATGGCTTCGACCACACACCAACTCGAGAGTACCTTTATCGCCATTCTGATCGAATATTAACAATATCAGAATATAATCGGGAGTATATGGAAAAAGAAGCAAACTGTACTCTTGACGTTAATGTAGTACCAGCTTGTTTTGACGCGAATAAATTCGAACCAACCGAAGGACATATCGAAAACAGAATACTCACTGTTGCCCGCCACGTAGAGAAGAAAGGAATCGAGTACGCACTCAGATCTATCGCTAATATCGATACAAAAGTGGACTACCGAGTGATTGGTACAGGACCACGGACAGAATATCTCAAAGAATTAACTGAAGATCTTAAGATCAAAGATCAGGTTAGTTTTCTGGGACGAGTGAGTGACGAACGGCTCAAAAGAGAGATGGACGAGGCACAGCTCTTCCTTTTACCATGTGTCGTCGCAAAAAACGGAGACCGAGACGGCGTCCCAGTCTCGATTAAAGAAGCAATGGCAATGAAAACACCACCCGTTACTACAACTGTTTCTGGCATACCAGAGATTGTTGATGAATCTTGTGGATACTTGTCACCCCCAAAGGACGTTGAGAGCCTCTGTAACTCTATAAAGGAAGGGCTCAATAGCCGATCCAACGATATTGGAAGAAATGCCCAGCAGAGAATTCAGTCACACAAAAGTGAGAAAGTCGTAGATGACTTGATAAAAATATTTCACGAATTAGTATAA
- a CDS encoding glycosyltransferase family 4 protein has protein sequence MNLAFVSNVVYPFVTGGAEKRIHEIGTRLAARGHDVTIYGRHFWDGPKETTHEGVTLRAVAPGTDLYTDDRRSITEAIDFAARLAYPLSKQLRRNEHDLVVASVFPYFPVLSAKLAALGTETPIVSTWHEVWRDYWDDYLGTLAPFGKVVEHLTARTPQHPIAVSGITADRLTEIGPSRDDIEVVPNGIDVEQIRNAPLPEENGESGYDVLFAGRLIADKNVSVLIDAFDSVAESHDATLGIIGDGLEFDRLQRQAQRIDHADRVTFLGFLDAYEDVLGHMRAADVFASPSTREGFGITYAEAMAADCTVIGATHPESAASEVIGDAGYLAEPTVESVAESLARALEGDTPPTDPLERATRFDWDTVAELAESAYERAMRGSW, from the coding sequence ATGAACCTCGCCTTCGTCTCGAACGTCGTCTACCCCTTCGTAACCGGCGGTGCAGAAAAACGCATCCACGAAATCGGGACTCGTCTCGCCGCCCGAGGCCACGACGTAACCATCTACGGGCGGCATTTCTGGGACGGCCCGAAAGAGACCACCCACGAAGGCGTCACGCTCCGCGCCGTCGCCCCGGGGACCGACCTCTACACGGATGATCGGCGCTCGATCACCGAAGCAATCGATTTCGCCGCCCGTCTCGCCTACCCGTTGTCGAAGCAACTCCGCAGGAACGAACACGACCTCGTCGTCGCCTCTGTCTTCCCGTACTTTCCCGTTCTCTCTGCGAAACTCGCTGCACTGGGAACCGAGACACCGATTGTCTCCACGTGGCACGAGGTATGGCGCGACTATTGGGATGACTACCTCGGAACGCTCGCCCCGTTCGGGAAGGTTGTCGAACATCTCACAGCGCGGACGCCCCAGCATCCAATCGCTGTCTCGGGAATCACGGCCGACCGTCTCACGGAAATCGGTCCGTCGCGCGACGATATCGAAGTCGTCCCGAACGGTATCGATGTCGAGCAGATACGCAACGCTCCACTCCCCGAGGAGAACGGCGAGAGCGGGTATGATGTACTCTTTGCCGGACGACTCATCGCCGACAAGAACGTCTCCGTACTCATCGATGCCTTTGACTCGGTCGCCGAGAGTCACGACGCAACACTCGGTATCATCGGGGATGGTCTGGAGTTCGACCGCCTCCAGCGTCAAGCACAGCGTATCGATCATGCCGACCGAGTAACCTTCCTCGGATTTCTCGATGCGTACGAAGACGTGCTGGGACACATGCGTGCAGCAGACGTGTTCGCCTCGCCGTCAACGCGCGAAGGATTTGGAATCACCTATGCCGAGGCGATGGCAGCAGACTGCACTGTTATCGGAGCAACCCATCCCGAGTCAGCAGCGAGCGAAGTCATCGGTGACGCGGGCTATCTCGCCGAACCGACCGTCGAGTCCGTCGCTGAATCGCTAGCGCGTGCTCTCGAAGGGGACACTCCACCAACGGATCCGCTCGAACGAGCAACCCGATTCGATTGGGATACCGTGGCCGAACTGGCAGAGAGTGCTTACGAGCGTGCGATGCGTGGTTCGTGGTGA
- the aglF gene encoding UTP--glucose-1-phosphate uridylyltransferase AglF has protein sequence MKAVVLAGGEGTRLRPLTEDKPKGMVEVNEKPILTHCFEQLAELGADELVVVVGYLKERIIEYYGDEFQGIPITYAHQREQKGLAHALLTVEEHIDDDFMLMLGDNIFNANLTDVVNRQQEQRADAAFLVEEVPWEEASRYGVCDTNKYGEITDVVEKPEDPPSNLVMTGFYTFTPEIFHACHLVQPSNRNEYEISEAIDLLIHSGRTIDAIGIKGWRIDIGYPEDRDEAEKRLSNEPVAEAQ, from the coding sequence ATGAAAGCAGTTGTCTTAGCTGGTGGTGAAGGGACGCGTCTCCGCCCACTTACTGAAGATAAGCCGAAGGGAATGGTCGAAGTCAATGAGAAGCCTATCCTGACACATTGCTTTGAACAACTCGCCGAACTCGGCGCTGACGAACTCGTTGTCGTCGTCGGCTATCTCAAAGAGCGAATCATCGAGTACTACGGCGATGAATTTCAGGGAATCCCGATTACGTACGCGCACCAGCGAGAACAAAAGGGACTCGCACATGCGCTGCTCACCGTCGAAGAGCACATCGATGACGATTTCATGCTCATGCTCGGCGACAACATCTTCAATGCGAACCTCACCGATGTAGTCAACCGCCAGCAGGAACAACGCGCTGATGCAGCCTTCCTTGTCGAAGAAGTCCCGTGGGAGGAGGCATCTCGCTACGGCGTGTGTGACACGAACAAATACGGTGAGATCACCGATGTCGTCGAGAAGCCGGAGGACCCGCCGTCGAACCTCGTGATGACCGGATTCTACACGTTTACGCCTGAAATATTCCATGCGTGCCACCTCGTTCAGCCGTCGAATCGAAATGAGTACGAGATCAGCGAGGCGATTGACCTGCTGATCCACAGTGGACGGACGATCGACGCAATCGGAATCAAAGGATGGCGGATCGATATCGGCTATCCAGAGGACCGCGACGAAGCCGAAAAACGGCTTAGTAACGAACCGGTAGCGGAAGCACAGTAG
- a CDS encoding sulfatase-like hydrolase/transferase, producing MPDKSFSYKIASSVVNKIPNQVEEIVAPLYYYYNSKSADWNHQSPSTKYVKQDSAPEHVLVLIIDALRPDAEPDVDLEFGRAITPGSWTFPAITSLHTGQYPHEHGSIAHTPPEEEDHAIPKQYESRNTLAHVFESAGYSTYSGCAFIVPFLATNGWYEQNRVYADKSAQTVISDYLSWRRKHSRTFGYLHLGDLHNPIEPPSKYIDKHDIDTTMFLSEFGKWTDEYDGGEEAQRYRRERMKLYHAALDYVSDEVNKLIDEIQNDTMIVVGGDHGEPHFEHWQRDQRITDSRPSYGVGHGGTPFDELARVPVSIQTPDGETYLPEGGWGSLIDIPNTISALTIEQQPFGGQNWLSSIPADRAVFCEGARYGVERKAVYQKDEMAIRSKSDDVTFAGKVRNDSGVDFSADIDEDALISLLPQKWDDFEGRSKTGEFAKSQLKALGYTQ from the coding sequence ATGCCCGATAAGTCGTTCTCTTATAAAATAGCCAGTTCTGTAGTAAACAAGATTCCAAACCAAGTAGAGGAGATTGTCGCTCCCCTATATTACTATTATAACTCTAAATCAGCAGACTGGAATCACCAATCACCGTCAACTAAATATGTTAAACAAGACAGTGCGCCGGAACACGTATTAGTATTAATAATTGATGCACTCCGCCCAGATGCAGAGCCAGATGTCGATCTCGAATTTGGGCGTGCCATAACACCCGGATCGTGGACTTTCCCAGCGATAACAAGCCTACACACGGGACAATATCCCCACGAACATGGTTCAATTGCACACACACCCCCCGAAGAAGAAGACCACGCAATCCCAAAGCAGTACGAGTCCCGAAACACGCTAGCCCACGTTTTTGAATCAGCTGGGTATTCGACGTACTCCGGTTGTGCGTTCATCGTACCATTTCTAGCTACCAACGGATGGTATGAACAGAACCGAGTTTATGCTGATAAGAGTGCCCAAACAGTGATCAGCGATTATCTCTCTTGGCGAAGAAAACATTCCCGTACCTTTGGTTATTTGCATCTTGGAGATCTTCATAATCCAATTGAGCCGCCATCAAAATATATTGATAAACATGACATCGATACAACGATGTTCTTGAGTGAGTTTGGGAAATGGACCGACGAATATGACGGTGGAGAAGAAGCGCAGAGATACCGTAGAGAACGCATGAAACTATATCATGCAGCTCTCGATTATGTTTCTGATGAAGTTAATAAACTAATTGATGAAATACAGAACGATACCATGATTGTTGTGGGAGGAGACCATGGCGAACCTCACTTTGAGCATTGGCAACGTGATCAGAGAATTACAGACTCAAGACCAAGTTATGGAGTTGGACATGGGGGAACACCATTCGACGAATTAGCTCGTGTTCCAGTGAGTATACAAACCCCAGATGGAGAAACATATCTCCCAGAGGGGGGGTGGGGATCACTAATCGATATACCCAACACGATTTCTGCACTTACCATTGAACAACAACCATTCGGAGGCCAAAATTGGTTGTCATCAATTCCAGCTGATCGAGCAGTATTTTGTGAGGGTGCACGTTATGGAGTAGAGCGTAAAGCAGTCTACCAAAAAGATGAGATGGCAATACGCTCCAAATCAGATGATGTGACCTTCGCAGGAAAGGTTAGAAATGACAGTGGAGTTGACTTCAGTGCTGACATAGATGAAGATGCCCTTATCTCATTGTTACCACAGAAGTGGGACGATTTCGAAGGTCGTTCTAAAACTGGTGAATTTGCAAAGTCACAGCTGAAAGCCCTCGGATATACCCAATAG
- a CDS encoding glycosyltransferase — translation MADVVVVDRPWQVPYIAERVDHDTPLVYSSHNVESELYSHLDSSYLTKGLLTTVRDLEQNAIETADLTITISSRDKNIYQNKFDKCGEIHVAPAAGYKNTIEDQQSASPALPFNKDSSDFIACFVGNDHYPNIEAVNEIASMARRTTDDGVQYLIIGNVCDQFSEDSVPPNMHLLGFVDSIEPYYSLSDIALNPICSGSGVNIKMLEYFQQGVTTLSTPFGARGVEAEPGVHYAQSDISNFPEKIVHLKNNPSEREDMSSNAKLLIQEKLNWETVSKNLFSKLREL, via the coding sequence ATGGCTGACGTGGTTGTAGTAGATCGACCTTGGCAGGTCCCATATATTGCGGAACGGGTTGATCACGATACCCCCCTGGTATATTCTAGCCATAATGTAGAATCGGAATTATATTCTCATCTTGATTCGAGTTACCTCACGAAGGGCCTTCTCACAACCGTACGAGACCTTGAACAAAATGCAATTGAGACTGCTGATCTTACTATTACAATCTCTAGCCGAGATAAAAATATTTACCAAAACAAATTCGACAAATGTGGTGAAATACATGTTGCACCAGCGGCGGGATATAAAAATACCATAGAAGATCAGCAGTCTGCTTCCCCTGCTCTTCCTTTTAATAAAGACAGCTCAGACTTCATTGCTTGCTTTGTTGGCAATGATCATTATCCAAATATTGAAGCGGTTAATGAAATTGCGTCAATGGCGAGGAGAACAACAGATGATGGTGTTCAATACTTAATTATTGGGAATGTATGCGACCAGTTTAGTGAGGATAGCGTTCCTCCAAATATGCACCTTCTCGGTTTTGTTGATTCTATTGAACCATATTATTCACTTTCCGATATTGCACTAAATCCAATTTGCTCTGGTAGTGGTGTTAACATAAAAATGTTAGAATATTTCCAGCAGGGGGTCACAACTTTGTCAACACCCTTCGGTGCAAGAGGGGTTGAAGCTGAACCGGGGGTCCATTATGCACAATCAGATATCTCCAATTTCCCGGAAAAAATAGTTCATCTTAAAAATAATCCCTCTGAAAGAGAAGATATGTCCTCGAATGCTAAATTATTGATCCAAGAAAAATTGAACTGGGAAACTGTATCCAAGAACCTCTTCTCGAAATTGAGGGAATTATAG
- a CDS encoding sulfatase-like hydrolase/transferase, with product MISPVILISIDTVRQDVFNEKCFPKSWPVITSDFTRFPNAISSGVATPHAFPGIIAGTPAIDDGKFKSGTSTIAELFDGRTVAFTNNGHLRADRGYSRGVDDFADTSLPTHQNKASGSLFERIVEIEHVKNSQTLKRLYSWYKSLSESPPYSKPAKDADVVTDWLLAETRDPPEFLWAHYMDAHKPFIPERAIDGPKVTVTKEKLGYLNDYEREDDPPSKEHQDLLWELYEANVRYLDRGLGRALLELQSQDWYDDALIILASDHGELFGEHGYMWHPMTIDPVEELIDVPLAVKFPSENHAGDIVQHRVQHADIPATVASVLDQQSHPRDDTHPLLDSSSRLTVSKSNTSIRVTGPDGYVIKRRDGTEDEYGTVTNELREKVRSEPFPSVKTMSGDVRGIDDVQRMEQLEALGYR from the coding sequence ATGATCAGTCCTGTCATACTTATATCAATTGACACGGTTCGGCAAGATGTCTTTAATGAAAAATGTTTCCCAAAATCATGGCCTGTTATTACATCCGATTTTACTCGCTTCCCCAACGCGATCTCTAGTGGTGTCGCCACACCACACGCCTTCCCTGGGATCATCGCTGGTACTCCAGCTATTGACGATGGCAAATTCAAATCTGGGACATCCACTATTGCCGAGTTATTTGATGGGCGCACAGTCGCATTCACGAATAACGGCCATCTGCGGGCAGATCGTGGTTATTCACGTGGGGTTGATGATTTTGCAGATACCTCTCTTCCTACACATCAGAACAAAGCTTCCGGTTCACTATTCGAGCGCATTGTAGAAATTGAACACGTTAAAAATTCACAGACTCTCAAACGACTCTATAGCTGGTATAAATCTCTCAGTGAATCACCACCGTACTCAAAGCCAGCGAAGGACGCCGACGTAGTGACGGACTGGCTGCTTGCAGAAACCCGAGACCCTCCGGAATTCCTCTGGGCCCACTATATGGACGCACACAAACCGTTCATCCCGGAACGTGCCATTGATGGCCCGAAAGTAACCGTTACGAAAGAGAAACTCGGATATCTGAACGATTATGAACGTGAAGATGACCCACCGAGCAAGGAACACCAGGACCTACTCTGGGAACTCTACGAAGCAAACGTCAGATATCTTGATCGGGGGCTAGGACGCGCTCTACTGGAACTCCAATCACAAGATTGGTACGATGACGCGCTTATCATCCTCGCCAGTGATCACGGCGAGCTGTTTGGTGAACATGGCTATATGTGGCACCCGATGACTATCGATCCAGTTGAAGAACTTATTGATGTGCCACTAGCGGTCAAATTCCCCTCTGAAAACCATGCGGGTGATATCGTTCAGCACCGTGTCCAGCATGCAGATATCCCGGCAACTGTCGCTTCAGTGCTTGATCAGCAAAGTCATCCTCGAGATGATACGCATCCGTTACTTGATTCGTCTAGTCGCCTCACGGTCAGCAAATCGAATACATCAATCCGGGTTACAGGACCAGATGGATACGTCATCAAACGTCGTGATGGTACAGAAGATGAATACGGAACTGTCACCAACGAGCTACGAGAGAAGGTGCGAAGCGAACCATTCCCTAGCGTGAAGACGATGTCAGGGGACGTGCGTGGAATCGATGATGTGCAGCGAATGGAACAATTGGAGGCCCTTGGGTATCGGTAA
- a CDS encoding glycosyltransferase family 2 protein, protein MTQPDVAGIILNWNNYKDTSECLRSLNSLEYRNFTPIVIDNGSTDGSGEKIREEFPDIDVCQTNQNLGFAGGMNVGINKALEEEFSYIWILNNDVLFSDDNVLGSLIQTLEAVPDAGAVTPIVRDETDSSGIWFKKGEINWKTATAVHSNQDSATNSDLIENQYIPLCSALFPASVFREVGLLPEDYFMYYEDLEYGVRVRNHGYKIFTKTSTSIIHDQGGTAGDQYDSLYSYYKPRNLILFSRKFNTRLDLMYPVCLISWVISEIGFRAIRGYAVSPFIIGLLHGILGNSGKGKYPK, encoded by the coding sequence ATGACTCAACCGGATGTAGCAGGGATAATACTAAATTGGAATAATTATAAGGATACTTCTGAGTGTCTTCGATCTCTCAATTCATTAGAATATCGAAATTTCACACCGATTGTTATTGATAATGGGTCTACTGATGGTTCTGGTGAGAAAATAAGGGAAGAGTTTCCTGATATTGATGTCTGTCAGACGAATCAAAATTTAGGATTTGCAGGTGGAATGAATGTTGGGATTAATAAGGCTTTAGAGGAGGAATTTTCCTACATTTGGATACTTAATAATGATGTTTTGTTTTCTGATGATAATGTTCTTGGATCCTTAATTCAGACATTAGAAGCTGTTCCAGATGCTGGTGCAGTAACACCGATAGTCAGAGATGAGACAGACTCATCAGGGATTTGGTTTAAGAAGGGTGAAATAAATTGGAAAACAGCAACAGCAGTGCACTCAAATCAGGACTCCGCAACTAACTCTGATTTGATTGAGAATCAATATATTCCTCTTTGCTCTGCCCTTTTTCCAGCTTCTGTTTTCCGGGAAGTCGGTCTTTTGCCAGAAGACTATTTCATGTATTATGAGGACTTAGAATATGGTGTTAGGGTTCGAAATCATGGGTATAAGATTTTCACAAAGACTAGTACCTCAATAATACACGACCAAGGAGGGACAGCAGGTGACCAGTACGATTCTTTGTATTCTTACTACAAACCACGGAATTTAATTTTATTTTCAAGAAAATTTAATACTAGGCTTGATTTAATGTACCCGGTGTGTCTCATATCATGGGTTATCAGTGAAATCGGATTTCGAGCTATCCGAGGATATGCTGTTTCCCCCTTTATTATCGGTCTACTCCATGGTATTCTTGGAAATTCTGGAAAAGGAAAGTATCCAAAATAG
- a CDS encoding glycosyltransferase family 4 protein, with translation MEILVISREFPPYVLGGISYHLKNLYNEIQNLGHNVTVLAGKCPQSWNELEKEVDPNINVIPVEFGYRKGYYLLYPVSLWSKLVRLDTSKYDIAITHTPLPFKIPHLNLITKYHDCVTETRPYIRDGLSTFGKIGDSFLHPIRKRIDQTSLHKSDKGIFVSELNKNAWEKHYEAQLETDVIYNGVDVDKFYPTSRDGDYVLFVGSSERKGISKVLKYAESGEYTVHIVGDTEVENNNIITHGRVSQEKLRELYSGALATIHPTKFEAFGNIVLESLSCGTPVITTNKCGAGEVLTEETGIITNKISEGLERIESTKEQECRKVAENYSWNKVADKTISLINETI, from the coding sequence ATGGAGATCCTTGTGATTTCACGGGAATTCCCGCCTTATGTACTTGGTGGAATATCATATCACCTCAAAAACCTATATAATGAGATCCAAAATCTCGGACATAATGTGACAGTATTAGCAGGCAAGTGTCCCCAATCTTGGAACGAACTAGAAAAGGAAGTAGATCCAAATATCAACGTTATTCCTGTTGAATTTGGATACAGAAAAGGATACTACTTATTATACCCAGTATCATTGTGGAGTAAGCTAGTCAGATTGGACACAAGTAAATATGATATCGCTATCACACATACACCACTTCCCTTCAAGATTCCACATCTCAATCTTATCACCAAATACCATGATTGCGTGACCGAGACGCGTCCTTATATCAGAGATGGTTTATCGACATTTGGTAAGATTGGTGACTCTTTTCTACATCCGATTCGGAAACGGATCGACCAAACATCCCTGCACAAGTCTGACAAGGGGATTTTTGTTAGTGAATTGAATAAAAATGCGTGGGAAAAACATTATGAAGCCCAATTAGAGACAGATGTTATCTACAACGGCGTAGATGTTGACAAATTTTATCCGACATCGAGAGATGGAGACTACGTTTTATTTGTTGGATCCTCTGAAAGAAAAGGGATTTCTAAGGTTCTAAAATATGCTGAATCTGGAGAATATACGGTGCATATTGTTGGCGATACCGAGGTTGAGAATAACAATATTATCACTCATGGGAGAGTTTCACAGGAGAAACTTCGGGAACTGTACTCAGGAGCACTAGCAACAATTCATCCAACTAAGTTTGAGGCTTTTGGCAACATAGTTCTGGAATCCCTTTCGTGCGGTACACCAGTAATTACAACTAATAAATGCGGTGCAGGAGAAGTTCTTACAGAAGAGACAGGTATAATTACAAACAAGATATCAGAGGGACTAGAGAGAATAGAATCAACCAAGGAACAAGAATGCAGAAAGGTAGCAGAGAATTACTCTTGGAATAAAGTAGCCGATAAGACAATATCATTAATAAATGAAACAATTTGA